The following proteins are co-located in the Trichormus variabilis 0441 genome:
- a CDS encoding plasmid replication protein, CyRepA1 family: MRLLDLHPQHLEELVKDSGIELHLTQLNFKSLQGVSAYEHLLISEHLPRTNTGMVKSGWLHLYSHVTAGGWWCSGLDPLNNWQGMEWGCFKPNQPRTNQNGKSIKYEHPPSTATRIFCLRVTLAIWRQVSGRYNFPIPEDITINSQGEAEGFWQWVMERNIPVIICEGAKKAAALLSQGYAAIAIPGITSGYRVVKDKFGKVTSRQLIPDLAVFTAIKRTFYICFDYETQQKKIAAVSNAISQLGCLFQARKCPVKVIELPGLEKGVDELIVAKGASVFEKVYRQSVDLEIYLAQIKPHSELTIPAAITVNLPYLAEIPFPSSGLVGVKSAKGTGKTTSLQAVVQQAKNINRSVLLITHRIQLGRFLCEKIGIQWGINHTEGLTKNSDWLKNTETPSLGLCVDSIWKLRPEEWQGAIIILDEVEQSLWHLLNSNTCKHKRVKILKLFQQLISLVLSTGGLVIAQDADLSDVSLEYLQGLSGCKITPWVLINQWKPQRGWEVTFYDSPNPIPLIQQLELDLLAGRKCYVTTDSRSGRYSCETIERYLKERLEKLRYEFPKTLVVNSHTTNTPGHAAVDFVAAINQKITEYSNVFVTPSLGTGISIDVQHFDRVYGIFQGVIPDSEARQALARVRDNVPRIVWCAKRGIGLIGSGSTNYRLLSDWYQENQKENLALLSPLHKIDVDLPLVYDPIHLRTWAKLSARVNASVRIYRQSMEEGLTTDGHQIRLRSNAVHNNIIRDLRLAFLATEPSDLKERQRLVLEIVKVQKDWVEKRHKGKEIKRQIKKIKQQNQLTSAHNVAAAKDIDYLEYEHLSAKHSLTDEERNQIQKYNLRQRYGIFVTPSLKLRDDQGYYTQLLIHYYLTHESEYFQIRDQQEWHQQLSWGNGKVFLPDLKTYTLEVEAMRALGMPQFIDIEREFTENASDLIWLKDVVFQHSRHIKRVLGIDFIRCQERITAIKVLSRLMNLLGLKLKRVGDIYQIDSETFNDDRQKIFPVWQQRDEVILTQINNMRREKYNVLSNQNPQAKNTNSVISTMVSLF; the protein is encoded by the coding sequence ATGCGTCTGCTAGATTTACACCCACAACACCTGGAAGAATTAGTCAAGGATAGTGGTATAGAATTACACTTGACTCAGCTTAATTTTAAGTCTCTCCAAGGCGTAAGCGCCTATGAGCATCTATTAATTTCCGAACACCTACCCCGCACCAATACGGGAATGGTTAAAAGTGGCTGGTTACACCTTTACAGTCATGTTACGGCTGGTGGTTGGTGGTGTTCTGGGTTAGATCCTCTCAACAATTGGCAAGGTATGGAATGGGGATGTTTTAAGCCAAATCAACCGCGCACGAATCAAAATGGCAAATCTATCAAATATGAACATCCCCCCAGCACAGCAACGCGGATATTCTGTCTGCGGGTAACATTAGCGATATGGAGACAAGTCTCAGGGCGTTACAATTTCCCGATTCCTGAAGATATCACCATTAATTCCCAAGGTGAAGCAGAAGGCTTTTGGCAATGGGTAATGGAGCGCAACATACCAGTCATCATTTGCGAGGGAGCCAAGAAAGCCGCAGCATTATTGTCTCAGGGATATGCGGCGATCGCAATTCCGGGGATTACCAGTGGTTATAGAGTTGTTAAAGATAAATTTGGTAAAGTCACTAGCCGCCAGCTAATCCCTGACTTAGCTGTATTTACGGCAATAAAGCGGACTTTTTATATCTGCTTTGATTATGAAACTCAACAGAAAAAAATAGCAGCTGTTAGTAATGCCATTTCCCAACTAGGTTGTTTATTCCAAGCAAGAAAATGTCCTGTAAAAGTTATCGAACTCCCAGGGTTAGAAAAGGGTGTAGATGAGTTAATTGTTGCTAAAGGCGCAAGTGTTTTTGAAAAAGTTTATCGTCAAAGTGTAGATTTAGAAATTTACCTTGCTCAAATCAAACCGCACAGCGAACTAACAATTCCAGCAGCCATAACAGTGAATCTTCCATATTTAGCAGAAATACCCTTTCCTAGCTCTGGATTAGTTGGTGTCAAATCAGCGAAAGGTACAGGTAAAACGACATCATTACAAGCGGTTGTCCAACAAGCCAAAAATATTAACAGATCTGTATTATTAATTACCCATAGGATTCAGTTAGGACGTTTTTTATGTGAAAAAATTGGTATTCAATGGGGAATTAATCATACAGAAGGTTTAACAAAAAATAGTGATTGGCTAAAAAATACAGAAACACCATCTTTAGGCTTATGCGTTGATTCTATATGGAAACTACGCCCAGAAGAATGGCAAGGTGCAATCATAATTCTCGATGAAGTTGAGCAGTCTTTGTGGCATTTGCTCAACAGTAATACTTGTAAACATAAACGTGTCAAGATTTTAAAATTATTTCAACAATTAATTTCTCTAGTTTTATCAACAGGTGGCTTAGTAATTGCCCAAGATGCTGATTTGTCAGACGTATCTTTAGAATATTTACAAGGTTTATCTGGCTGTAAAATCACCCCTTGGGTATTAATAAATCAATGGAAGCCACAACGAGGATGGGAAGTAACTTTTTATGATTCCCCTAACCCCATACCATTAATTCAGCAATTAGAATTAGACTTGCTAGCAGGACGTAAATGTTACGTCACCACTGATAGCCGTTCCGGACGTTATAGCTGCGAAACAATTGAACGTTATCTTAAAGAACGTTTAGAAAAACTGCGATACGAATTTCCCAAAACCCTAGTAGTTAATAGTCACACAACTAACACTCCTGGTCATGCAGCAGTCGATTTCGTTGCAGCTATTAACCAGAAAATTACCGAATATAGTAATGTGTTTGTGACTCCTAGCTTAGGAACAGGTATTAGTATTGATGTGCAGCACTTTGACCGGGTGTATGGCATTTTTCAAGGAGTAATTCCTGACTCAGAAGCACGACAAGCCCTAGCGAGAGTTAGGGATAATGTACCAAGAATTGTCTGGTGTGCTAAACGGGGTATTGGTTTAATTGGCAGTGGTAGTACCAATTATCGTTTACTATCCGATTGGTATCAGGAGAATCAAAAAGAAAATCTAGCTTTGCTTAGTCCATTACACAAAATAGATGTAGATTTACCCTTAGTTTATGACCCTATTCATTTACGAACATGGGCTAAATTATCCGCCAGAGTAAATGCTTCTGTTCGTATCTATCGCCAATCGATGGAAGAAGGATTAACTACAGATGGGCATCAAATTCGCTTGCGGAGTAATGCCGTTCACAATAATATTATTCGAGATTTACGCTTGGCATTCCTCGCAACAGAGCCAAGTGATTTGAAAGAACGCCAAAGATTAGTTCTAGAAATTGTCAAAGTGCAGAAAGATTGGGTAGAAAAGCGGCATAAAGGTAAAGAAATCAAGCGTCAAATTAAAAAAATTAAGCAGCAAAATCAACTCACTTCTGCCCATAATGTAGCTGCTGCTAAAGACATTGATTATTTAGAATATGAACATCTTTCAGCCAAGCATTCTCTAACTGATGAAGAACGCAATCAAATTCAAAAATATAATCTCCGCCAAAGATATGGCATCTTTGTCACTCCTTCGCTCAAGTTAAGAGATGACCAAGGATATTATACTCAACTGTTAATTCACTACTACCTGACCCATGAAAGTGAGTATTTTCAAATTAGAGACCAACAGGAATGGCATCAACAATTATCCTGGGGTAATGGTAAAGTTTTTCTGCCAGATTTGAAAACCTATACGTTAGAAGTTGAGGCAATGAGAGCCTTAGGTATGCCCCAATTTATTGATATAGAACGAGAATTTACGGAAAATGCCTCTGACTTAATTTGGCTCAAAGATGTGGTCTTTCAACATAGTAGACATATTAAAAGAGTTTTGGGCATTGACTTTATTCGCTGCCAAGAAAGAATTACAGCAATTAAGGTTCTTAGCCGTCTAATGAATTTGTTGGGTTTAAAGCTGAAGCGAGTCGGTGATATATATCAAATCGATTCGGAGACATTTAATGATGATAGACAAAAAATATTTCCAGTTTGGCAACAGCGAGATGAAGTCATACTCACTCAAATCAATAATATGAGACGCGAAAAATATAATGTACTCTCAAACCAAAATCCACAAGCGAAAAATACAAATTCGGTAATCTCTACTATGGTTTCCCTATTTTAG
- a CDS encoding penicillin acylase family protein has translation MKSFRKLKLYQGLKTTVILLVVLSILLWGFLSYTVQRSLPLENGAIALPSIKSEVTIKRDQWGIPHIYATNSHDLFMAQGYIHAQDRFWQMDAEMKADLQAQT, from the coding sequence ATGAAAAGCTTCAGAAAACTTAAGTTGTATCAGGGACTAAAAACTACCGTAATTCTTCTAGTGGTTTTGAGTATATTATTGTGGGGATTTTTATCTTACACTGTACAGCGTTCTCTTCCTCTAGAAAATGGAGCGATCGCTTTACCCTCAATCAAATCTGAAGTTACCATCAAACGCGACCAATGGGGAATCCCCCATATCTACGCCACCAATTCCCATGATTTATTCATGGCTCAAGGTTATATTCATGCACAAGACCGCTTTTGGCAAATGGATGCAGAAATGAAGGCTGATTTACAAGCGCAAACTTGA
- a CDS encoding DUF2256 domain-containing protein has product MARTRSKSDLPTKICPVCQRPFTWRKKWEDCWDEVKYCSERCRRRRSEAKTGD; this is encoded by the coding sequence ATGGCACGTACTCGTTCTAAATCTGACCTGCCTACAAAAATCTGTCCGGTATGTCAACGTCCCTTTACATGGCGGAAAAAATGGGAAGATTGCTGGGACGAGGTGAAATATTGCTCAGAACGATGTCGCCGCCGTCGTTCTGAGGCTAAAACTGGGGACTGA
- a CDS encoding isoaspartyl peptidase/L-asparaginase has translation MKSQVQPKLIIHGGAGSSLHGKGGLEAVRQTLHAIVEEVYTLLLSGANASVAVVRGCQLLEDEPRFNAGTGSVLQSDGQIRMSASIMDGALGRFSGVINVSRVKNPIELAQFLQNSPDRVLSDYGSAELAREMQIPSYNALTELRLQEWIQERQDNFKRTMAGVIAEPELLETSNAGRGTIGVVALDTYGKLAVGTSTGGKGFERIGRVSDSAMPAGNYATSYAAVSCTGIGEDIIDECLAPKIVIRVTDGLSLQESMQRSFAEAHENKRDFGAIALDATGAISWGKTCDIILAAFHDGEKIGDTLELPGGTQVGSIS, from the coding sequence ATGAAGTCACAGGTGCAACCAAAATTAATTATTCATGGGGGAGCAGGTAGTTCTCTCCACGGCAAAGGTGGATTAGAAGCAGTGCGCCAAACACTCCATGCAATAGTAGAGGAAGTCTACACCCTATTATTGTCAGGAGCGAATGCTTCTGTCGCAGTGGTGCGGGGTTGTCAACTGTTGGAAGATGAACCCCGCTTCAATGCTGGTACTGGTTCGGTGCTGCAATCTGATGGGCAAATCCGTATGAGTGCTTCCATCATGGATGGTGCATTAGGACGCTTTAGTGGTGTAATAAATGTTTCACGGGTAAAAAATCCGATTGAGTTAGCACAATTTTTACAAAATTCCCCAGACCGAGTGCTGTCAGATTACGGCTCGGCTGAATTAGCCAGGGAAATGCAAATTCCTAGCTATAACGCTTTAACTGAGCTGCGATTACAAGAATGGATACAAGAAAGACAAGATAATTTCAAAAGAACAATGGCTGGGGTAATAGCCGAACCAGAACTTTTGGAAACTAGTAATGCCGGACGTGGCACAATCGGCGTAGTAGCTTTAGATACCTATGGTAAACTAGCAGTTGGTACATCTACAGGTGGCAAAGGCTTTGAGCGCATTGGACGCGTCAGTGATTCTGCTATGCCAGCAGGTAATTATGCTACTAGTTATGCCGCCGTCAGCTGTACAGGCATCGGCGAAGATATTATTGATGAGTGCCTAGCCCCCAAGATTGTCATTCGTGTCACAGATGGATTGTCTCTGCAAGAGTCTATGCAGCGCTCCTTTGCCGAAGCACACGAAAATAAAAGAGATTTCGGAGCGATCGCCTTAGATGCCACCGGAGCGATCTCCTGGGGTAAAACTTGTGACATTATCCTCGCCGCCTTTCATGATGGCGAAAAAATTGGGGATACATTAGAACTCCCAGGTGGTACCCAGGTGGGTAGTATCAGTTAG
- the glmU gene encoding bifunctional UDP-N-acetylglucosamine diphosphorylase/glucosamine-1-phosphate N-acetyltransferase GlmU, producing the protein MVVVAILAAGRGTRMKSDLPKVLHPLGGRSLVERVIDSVEPLSPSRRLVIVGYQAEQVKTGLQSLHLEFVEQTVQLGTGHAIQQLLPHLEGYTGDLLVLNGDVPLLRTQTLEQLLQTHQTNQNAATILTSHLPNPKGYGRVFCNGNNIVQQIVEDKDCSPAQRQNHRINAGIYCFRWENLAQVLPHLEANNAQKEYYLTDAVTQVGQVMAVDVEDYQEILGINDRLQLATAYEILQRRVKEQWMMAGVTLIDPNSITIDDTVDLQPDVIIEPQTHLRGNTFIQTGSRIGPGSLIENSQLGANVTVQYSVITDSTIQNGAKIGPYAHLRGHAQVGANCRIGNFVELKNTELGDRTNVAHLSYLGDATAGTQVNIGAGTITANYDGVKKHRTKIGDRTKTGSNSVLVAPVTLGDDVYVAAGSTITEDVPNDSLVIARTRQVVKPGWRKKSGES; encoded by the coding sequence ATGGTAGTCGTAGCAATACTAGCAGCAGGACGCGGCACAAGGATGAAATCGGACTTACCCAAAGTTTTACACCCTTTGGGTGGGCGATCGCTAGTGGAAAGAGTTATTGACAGCGTAGAACCGCTTTCACCTTCACGGCGACTCGTCATTGTCGGTTATCAGGCTGAACAAGTTAAAACAGGTCTCCAGTCTCTTCATCTGGAGTTTGTGGAGCAGACTGTGCAGTTAGGAACAGGTCATGCGATCCAACAATTGCTTCCCCACCTTGAGGGTTACACAGGGGATTTGCTAGTACTTAATGGTGATGTGCCACTGTTACGCACTCAGACCTTAGAACAGCTATTACAAACTCACCAAACAAATCAAAATGCCGCTACTATCCTGACATCTCACCTACCCAATCCTAAAGGCTACGGACGGGTTTTTTGTAACGGTAACAATATTGTGCAGCAAATTGTTGAAGACAAAGATTGTTCTCCAGCCCAGAGGCAAAATCACCGGATTAATGCCGGCATTTATTGCTTCCGTTGGGAAAATTTAGCGCAAGTATTACCCCATCTGGAGGCAAACAACGCCCAAAAGGAATATTACCTAACAGATGCTGTTACCCAAGTTGGTCAGGTGATGGCGGTAGACGTAGAAGATTATCAAGAAATTTTGGGGATTAACGATCGCCTGCAATTAGCTACAGCCTACGAAATTTTGCAAAGGCGAGTCAAAGAACAATGGATGATGGCTGGTGTCACTCTCATAGACCCCAATAGCATCACAATTGATGACACTGTAGACTTACAGCCTGATGTGATTATTGAACCCCAAACCCACCTCCGGGGCAATACATTCATTCAAACAGGGAGCCGCATCGGGCCGGGAAGTTTAATTGAAAATAGCCAGCTGGGGGCAAATGTTACTGTTCAGTATTCAGTCATAACAGATAGTACCATCCAAAATGGCGCTAAAATCGGCCCTTATGCCCATTTGCGCGGTCATGCCCAAGTGGGTGCTAATTGCCGTATTGGTAATTTTGTCGAGTTGAAAAATACAGAATTAGGCGATCGCACTAACGTAGCGCATCTATCATATTTGGGTGATGCGACTGCGGGAACACAGGTCAATATTGGTGCAGGGACAATCACCGCCAACTACGATGGTGTGAAGAAGCATCGCACAAAAATAGGCGATCGCACGAAAACTGGTTCCAATAGTGTATTAGTTGCCCCTGTAACATTGGGGGATGATGTTTATGTAGCTGCCGGTTCAACCATCACAGAAGATGTGCCGAATGATTCCTTAGTAATAGCCCGGACTCGTCAGGTGGTAAAACCGGGATGGCGGAAGAAGAGTGGGGAATCTTGA
- a CDS encoding response regulator, whose product MIKRSGDNTTSTEHNVSGSDPPNKLNSISSNRVSGLQNAKDSSFALSKEDFLVSENTQTTTWLTCGINSGYNSLISGNLQAQISQVKGFDAESPKILVVDDHSASRMTAAALLGMEGYAVIEADSGATAIKLVGQQQPDLILLDVMMPEMDGFEVCQLLKQDEHTRLIPVIFITALNDRRSRIRGIEVGADDFLSKPFDRVELVARVKSLVQQKRLNEDLDHAAQVLFSIARAIESRDPNTGDHCERLVNLGQAFGEYLNLSRHQIRDLMWGGYLHDIGKVGIPDAVLLKTGKLTPEDWVIMKQHVLIGEKICQPLRSMQGVVPIIRHHHERWDGSGYPDGLKGDEIPYLAQVFQIIDIYDALTSERPYKRAYTPEEALCMMLDETEMGWRNPKLMQQFAEFILSHHKDLGSAE is encoded by the coding sequence GTGATTAAAAGGAGTGGTGATAATACAACCTCTACTGAACATAACGTTAGTGGGTCAGACCCCCCAAACAAATTAAATAGTATTAGTTCAAATCGCGTTTCCGGATTACAAAACGCCAAAGATAGTTCCTTCGCATTGTCCAAAGAAGATTTTCTGGTTAGTGAAAACACACAAACTACTACTTGGTTGACCTGTGGGATTAATTCTGGTTACAACTCTTTAATCTCTGGAAATTTACAAGCCCAAATTTCTCAAGTGAAAGGCTTTGATGCAGAATCACCAAAAATTTTAGTAGTGGATGATCACAGTGCTAGTCGGATGACGGCTGCTGCCCTGTTGGGTATGGAAGGCTACGCAGTAATTGAGGCAGATAGCGGTGCTACGGCGATAAAACTGGTGGGACAACAACAACCTGATCTGATCTTGCTCGATGTAATGATGCCCGAAATGGATGGGTTTGAAGTATGTCAATTACTCAAGCAAGATGAACATACTCGATTGATCCCCGTAATTTTTATCACGGCCTTGAATGATAGGCGATCGCGCATCCGAGGTATTGAAGTAGGTGCAGATGATTTCTTAAGTAAACCTTTTGACCGAGTAGAATTAGTAGCGCGGGTCAAATCACTGGTACAACAGAAGCGGTTGAATGAAGATTTAGACCATGCCGCACAAGTACTATTTTCCATAGCTAGAGCTATTGAAAGCCGTGATCCCAATACGGGCGACCACTGCGAACGCTTAGTCAACTTAGGACAAGCCTTTGGTGAGTACCTTAATCTTTCGCGTCACCAAATTCGAGATTTAATGTGGGGTGGCTATCTCCACGATATCGGTAAGGTAGGGATTCCCGATGCAGTCTTGCTAAAAACAGGCAAACTTACCCCTGAAGATTGGGTAATTATGAAGCAACACGTTTTAATCGGGGAAAAAATCTGTCAACCTCTACGCAGTATGCAGGGTGTAGTTCCCATTATTCGTCATCACCACGAACGTTGGGATGGTTCAGGTTACCCTGATGGACTCAAAGGGGATGAAATTCCCTACTTAGCCCAAGTGTTTCAAATTATTGATATTTATGATGCGTTAACTAGCGAACGTCCCTACAAAAGAGCTTATACTCCAGAAGAAGCATTGTGTATGATGCTTGATGAAACTGAAATGGGATGGCGTAATCCCAAATTGATGCAGCAGTTTGCCGAATTTATTCTCTCACACCATAAGGATTTGGGAAGTGCCGAATAG
- a CDS encoding tRNA (5-methylaminomethyl-2-thiouridine)(34)-methyltransferase MnmD yields MSELQKFIPQPTGDGSFTFFSQEFNEAFHSHFGAKQESFFKFVSPTQLAIAAHQPVLRLLDICYGLGYNTAAALETIWEVNPNCAVELIALEMNLSVPQAAIEHQLFDNWNYPYTDILTRLAFEQQVQTDRLKAKLIIGDARNAIREVNHLNFQADAIFLDPFSPPQCPQLWSVEFIQQVALCLHESGLLATYSCAAAVRTALLMAGLHIGSTPPVGRRSPGTVAAHPQSFECNIHSILPPLSQAEEEHLLTRAAIPYRDPKLNDPADVIVARRRQEQQASSLEPTSRWRKRCLPRSVMSPEI; encoded by the coding sequence ATGTCGGAATTGCAAAAATTTATACCCCAGCCCACAGGAGACGGTTCTTTTACCTTTTTCTCCCAAGAATTTAATGAGGCTTTCCACAGTCATTTCGGAGCCAAACAGGAAAGTTTTTTCAAGTTTGTCAGTCCGACTCAGTTGGCTATAGCTGCTCACCAACCAGTTTTGCGCTTATTAGATATTTGTTATGGACTAGGATACAACACAGCCGCAGCCTTGGAGACAATTTGGGAAGTGAATCCTAATTGTGCTGTTGAATTAATTGCTTTAGAAATGAATCTCTCTGTACCCCAAGCAGCTATTGAGCATCAGTTATTCGATAACTGGAACTACCCATACACAGATATTTTGACTAGGTTAGCTTTTGAACAACAGGTGCAAACAGATCGCCTCAAGGCAAAACTTATAATTGGCGATGCTAGAAACGCTATTCGTGAAGTAAATCATTTAAATTTTCAAGCTGATGCTATTTTTTTAGACCCCTTTTCACCTCCCCAGTGTCCACAATTATGGAGTGTGGAATTTATTCAACAAGTAGCACTGTGTTTACACGAGAGTGGCTTGTTAGCAACTTATTCTTGTGCGGCTGCGGTACGTACAGCACTGTTAATGGCAGGATTGCATATAGGTTCGACTCCACCAGTTGGTAGGCGATCGCCTGGTACTGTTGCAGCGCATCCTCAAAGCTTTGAATGCAACATCCACTCAATACTTCCTCCCCTTTCTCAAGCAGAGGAGGAACACCTTTTAACTCGTGCAGCAATTCCTTACCGCGATCCAAAACTTAATGATCCTGCTGATGTGATCGTGGCGCGCCGACGACAAGAACAACAAGCAAGTTCGCTGGAACCTACATCACGTTGGCGGAAACGGTGTTTACCGCGATCAGTAATGAGTCCTGAGATATAA
- a CDS encoding sulfurtransferase, with protein sequence MTDTQFVVSSSWLLQNLHNIDVVIVDCRFSLADPQLGKQQYQTSHIEGAYYLDLNLDLSSPVGEHGGRHPLPNPDELAQKLASMGIEFQKTLVVAYDDSRFAFASRLWWLLRYLGHEQVAVLNGGFSQWEQAGYPITDVIPQVKTANFVPQIQTQLLVDINIVKTRKDLPQVVLVDSRESDRYRGEREPIDKIAGHIPGAVNYPWMEVTDSSGYSIPLTEHQQRWQNLATAEEILVYCGSGVTACVNLLSLEVAGIHTGKLYAGSWSDWISY encoded by the coding sequence ATGACGGATACTCAATTTGTTGTTTCATCGAGTTGGCTTTTGCAAAACCTTCACAATATCGATGTTGTGATTGTTGACTGTCGCTTTTCTCTAGCCGATCCACAGTTAGGAAAACAGCAGTACCAAACAAGTCATATAGAAGGAGCCTATTACCTCGACTTAAATTTGGATCTTTCCAGTCCTGTGGGTGAGCATGGTGGGAGACATCCTTTACCTAATCCGGATGAGCTAGCACAGAAGTTAGCAAGTATGGGGATAGAGTTTCAAAAAACTTTGGTTGTTGCTTATGATGATTCTCGCTTTGCTTTTGCTTCTCGTCTGTGGTGGTTATTGCGCTATTTAGGACATGAGCAAGTTGCGGTGCTAAATGGGGGATTTAGCCAATGGGAACAAGCTGGCTATCCTATTACTGATGTTATTCCTCAAGTTAAAACAGCTAACTTTGTGCCGCAAATACAAACACAACTGTTAGTAGATATTAATATTGTTAAAACTCGTAAAGATTTACCGCAGGTCGTTTTGGTCGATTCAAGAGAGAGCGATCGCTACCGAGGTGAACGAGAGCCAATTGATAAAATTGCAGGTCATATTCCTGGCGCAGTCAACTATCCTTGGATGGAAGTTACAGATAGTAGTGGCTACTCAATTCCCTTAACAGAACATCAACAAAGATGGCAAAATCTGGCGACAGCCGAAGAAATTTTAGTTTACTGTGGTTCGGGTGTAACAGCTTGTGTGAACCTACTCTCTTTAGAAGTAGCCGGGATTCATACAGGTAAACTGTATGCAGGTAGTTGGAGTGATTGGATTAGTTATTAG
- a CDS encoding FecR family protein: MVLISPPQVNANTPLNRAEVQSIRNFVQLIQRASRNKRPAQKLDAIIPGDGLSTGRASLADLRFNDGSLARVGEQAVFQFMPRTRNFRLSNGTVLLLIPPGRGQTRIQTPSATAAIRGSALFIRYDQKTDTTIIGALTNSGIAVSNKDASQTQPLKAGQLLVLVKGEIQSLYDFDLQNFYETSDLAEGLDLTGKNSSATPDPAIAGVRAEIMAALATQSPLVGKGVMENPAFLELSTTSSEVIDEDTDEDDFITDNFLVDSLVETGEILFQNAQQLGDNADGNLNNINNIQPDPPLPDNPDPPPPPPDPPPPPPPDPPPPPPPDPPPPPPPDPPPPPPP; this comes from the coding sequence ATGGTATTGATTTCGCCACCTCAGGTGAATGCCAATACTCCCTTAAATCGTGCTGAGGTTCAGAGCATTCGTAACTTTGTGCAATTAATTCAAAGAGCATCTAGAAATAAACGTCCAGCACAGAAATTGGATGCAATTATTCCAGGGGATGGACTATCAACTGGTCGAGCTTCTTTAGCAGACTTGCGTTTCAACGACGGTTCTCTGGCAAGGGTTGGAGAACAAGCAGTATTTCAATTTATGCCCAGGACGCGGAATTTTCGATTGTCTAATGGGACAGTATTACTACTAATTCCACCAGGAAGAGGACAAACACGTATTCAAACACCAAGCGCAACAGCCGCCATTCGTGGTTCGGCGCTATTCATTCGTTATGACCAAAAAACGGATACGACGATTATTGGTGCGCTGACAAATAGTGGGATAGCAGTGTCTAACAAGGACGCATCTCAAACTCAACCGCTAAAAGCAGGACAACTTTTAGTTCTTGTCAAAGGTGAAATTCAGAGTTTATATGATTTTGATCTACAAAATTTTTATGAAACAAGTGATTTGGCTGAGGGTTTAGATTTAACTGGCAAAAACTCTTCAGCAACACCAGACCCAGCTATTGCGGGTGTCAGAGCAGAAATTATGGCCGCGTTGGCAACACAGTCACCTCTCGTTGGTAAAGGGGTGATGGAAAACCCAGCTTTTTTAGAACTAAGTACTACTTCCTCTGAGGTAATAGATGAAGATACTGACGAAGATGATTTCATAACCGATAATTTTCTGGTTGATTCATTAGTAGAAACAGGAGAAATTTTGTTCCAAAATGCTCAACAACTTGGGGATAATGCTGATGGCAATCTAAATAATATCAATAATATACAACCAGACCCGCCTCTACCCGACAACCCAGACCCACCGCCACCACCACCAGACCCACCACCACCACCACCACCAGACCCACCACCGCCACCACCACCAGACCCACCACCGCCACCACCACCAGACCCACCACCACCACCACCGCCCTAA